Proteins encoded within one genomic window of Rhizobium favelukesii:
- a CDS encoding YMGG-like glycine zipper-containing protein produces the protein MRQIVISLLAAAAVVGCTPTEQGAGIGAATGAVVGGVATGNVRGAAIGAAVGGAAGAVIGNVAGQPGQCYYRDAYGRRYVAACPR, from the coding sequence ATGAGGCAGATTGTAATTTCGCTTCTTGCTGCAGCCGCCGTTGTTGGATGCACTCCCACAGAACAGGGTGCTGGAATCGGCGCTGCGACCGGCGCTGTTGTTGGAGGCGTCGCGACCGGCAATGTGCGAGGGGCTGCAATTGGTGCTGCCGTCGGAGGCGCCGCAGGTGCCGTTATCGGCAACGTCGCCGGTCAGCCTGGCCAGTGCTATTACCGCGACGCGTATGGCCGCAGATATGTCGCTGCCTGCCCGCGTTGA
- a CDS encoding helix-turn-helix domain-containing protein, protein MVSSEQLKAARALLRWNPSQLAEASGLSVSVIDRLESQPGELVSPSPETEALVRVLGIAGVMFFDEGPVDGGPGVRLLIKPSAAIDINEDETVQYKEYLENDAPPGAGG, encoded by the coding sequence ATGGTGTCAAGCGAGCAGCTTAAAGCGGCAAGGGCCTTGCTGCGATGGAATCCAAGCCAGCTGGCCGAAGCGTCTGGCCTGTCTGTATCAGTCATCGACCGGCTGGAGAGCCAGCCGGGGGAACTGGTTAGCCCTTCCCCGGAAACCGAAGCGCTCGTTCGGGTCCTCGGGATAGCTGGTGTCATGTTCTTCGATGAGGGACCGGTCGACGGCGGACCCGGTGTCCGATTGCTCATCAAGCCCTCCGCGGCCATCGACATCAACGAGGACGAAACCGTCCAATATAAGGAGTATCTTGAAAATGACGCTCCTCCGGGCGCTGGCGGTTGA